From Mycoplasmopsis gallinacea, the proteins below share one genomic window:
- the secG gene encoding preprotein translocase subunit SecG, producing the protein MEALTIVLVIMSFIMIFVSFLMSPDSNGFSGALVGSGDLELFKQSKERGSKKVLKWSMFTLGLLLLIGAVLLRFLMK; encoded by the coding sequence ATGGAAGCTTTAACAATTGTTTTAGTAATAATGAGTTTTATTATGATTTTTGTTTCCTTTTTAATGTCGCCAGATTCAAATGGTTTTTCAGGTGCTTTAGTAGGTAGCGGAGATTTAGAATTATTTAAACAATCAAAGGAAAGAGGTAGTAAAAAAGTTTTAAAATGATCAATGTTTACCCTTGGGTTACTTTTACTCATTGGTGCTGTTCTTTTAAGATTTTTAATGAAATAA
- the pfkA gene encoding 6-phosphofructokinase: MRKIAILTSGGDAPGMNPALRAIAKSAKANGLEPYVVFEGYKGLYNDQIKKADELDLDYFLSQGGTCIYSARFPEFKNPEVRAKAIENLNKHGIEALVVIGGDGSYMGAQLLHEAGVKTIGLPGTIDNDIKSSDYTIGYDTALNTVVEAIDRIRDTARSHQRIMVVEIMGNNCGDLALFSGLATGAEIISTSEAKLSEEEIINAAYELSKQPGRRSVIVAVSEKLYDIKKLAERIQEKTGWETRSNPLNHIQRGGRPTAQERIWASLMGMKAVEKLLNGESGLAIGISKGDVVAIPILEALKMESDAKEKVIKKAEKFNTLNRF, translated from the coding sequence ATGCGTAAAATTGCTATTTTAACATCTGGTGGTGATGCACCAGGAATGAACCCAGCTCTTAGAGCAATTGCTAAAAGTGCTAAAGCAAATGGGCTAGAGCCATATGTAGTTTTTGAAGGGTACAAAGGTTTATATAATGACCAAATTAAAAAAGCTGATGAGCTTGATCTTGATTACTTTTTATCTCAAGGTGGAACATGCATTTATTCAGCTCGTTTCCCTGAATTTAAAAACCCAGAAGTACGTGCTAAAGCTATTGAAAACTTAAATAAACACGGAATTGAAGCACTTGTAGTTATTGGTGGAGATGGAAGCTACATGGGTGCTCAATTACTTCATGAAGCTGGAGTTAAAACAATTGGACTTCCAGGAACAATTGACAATGATATTAAATCAAGTGATTACACAATTGGATACGATACAGCTTTAAATACAGTTGTTGAAGCTATTGATAGAATTAGAGATACAGCAAGAAGTCACCAAAGAATTATGGTAGTTGAAATTATGGGTAATAACTGTGGTGATTTAGCGCTTTTTTCAGGACTTGCAACAGGAGCTGAGATTATTTCAACAAGTGAAGCTAAATTAAGCGAAGAAGAAATTATTAATGCAGCATATGAACTTAGCAAGCAACCAGGAAGAAGAAGTGTAATTGTTGCTGTTTCAGAGAAGCTTTATGATATTAAAAAGCTTGCTGAAAGAATCCAAGAAAAAACAGGATGAGAAACTCGTTCAAACCCACTTAACCACATTCAAAGAGGTGGTCGTCCAACTGCTCAAGAAAGAATTTGAGCTTCATTAATGGGTATGAAAGCTGTTGAAAAACTTCTTAATGGAGAATCAGGACTTGCAATTGGAATTTCAAAAGGTGATGTAGTAGCTATTCCGATTTTAGAAGCTTTAAAAATGGAATCAGATGCTAAAGAAAAAGTTATCAAAAAAGCTGAAAAATTCAATACTTTAAATAGATTTTAA
- a CDS encoding phosphoglycerate kinase has translation MKKTINDLILKGKKVLVRVDFNVPVKDGVITSVKRIKAALPTIQKIINDGGKAILFSHLGRVKEEADLPKRDLKPVAVELAHQLGTPVKFVEVTRGEVLENAINSMNNGDVLLVQNTRYEDLNGKAESKNNPELGKYWASLGDVFINDAFGTAHRAHASNVGISSNIAESALGYLMEKEVSSLSKAIENPEHPYVAIIGGAKVSDKIQVLENLVKIADKMIIGGAMAYTFLKAQGKNVGTSLVEDDYLELAKNFLAKYGDKVVLPVDHACATSFADVEPSIQDGEVQDGFMGLDVGPKTIALFEKTLEGAKTVVWNGPMGVTEFEHYKNGTLAVCKAIAALQNCYSVVGGGDSVAAVEKLGMEDKFSHVSTGGGASLELLQGVKLPGVEAVSDK, from the coding sequence ATGAAAAAAACAATTAACGACTTAATCCTTAAAGGAAAAAAAGTTTTAGTTAGAGTTGACTTTAACGTGCCAGTTAAAGATGGTGTTATTACTTCTGTAAAAAGAATTAAAGCTGCTCTTCCAACAATCCAAAAAATTATTAATGATGGTGGAAAAGCTATTTTATTCTCACACCTTGGTAGAGTTAAAGAAGAAGCTGATTTACCAAAAAGAGATTTAAAACCAGTTGCTGTTGAACTTGCACATCAATTAGGTACGCCAGTTAAATTTGTTGAAGTAACACGTGGAGAAGTTCTTGAAAACGCAATTAACTCAATGAACAATGGTGATGTTTTATTAGTGCAAAACACACGTTATGAAGACTTAAATGGTAAAGCAGAAAGTAAAAACAACCCAGAACTTGGAAAATACTGAGCAAGTTTAGGTGATGTATTTATTAATGACGCTTTTGGTACAGCACACCGTGCTCACGCTTCAAACGTTGGAATTTCATCTAACATTGCTGAAAGCGCACTTGGATACTTAATGGAAAAAGAAGTATCATCACTTAGCAAAGCTATTGAAAACCCAGAGCACCCTTATGTTGCTATCATTGGTGGAGCTAAAGTTTCAGATAAAATTCAAGTATTAGAAAACTTAGTAAAAATCGCTGATAAAATGATCATTGGTGGAGCTATGGCTTACACATTCTTAAAAGCTCAAGGTAAAAATGTTGGAACATCACTTGTTGAAGATGATTACTTAGAACTTGCTAAAAACTTCTTAGCAAAATATGGTGATAAAGTTGTGCTTCCAGTTGATCATGCTTGTGCAACAAGTTTTGCAGATGTTGAACCTTCAATTCAAGATGGTGAAGTTCAAGATGGATTTATGGGTCTTGATGTTGGTCCTAAAACAATTGCTTTATTTGAAAAAACTCTTGAAGGAGCAAAAACAGTTGTGTGAAACGGACCTATGGGTGTTACAGAATTTGAACATTACAAAAACGGTACATTAGCAGTATGTAAAGCAATCGCTGCACTTCAAAACTGTTATTCAGTTGTAGGTGGTGGTGATAGTGTTGCTGCTGTTGAAAAATTAGGAATGGAAGATAAATTCTCACACGTTTCAACAGGTGGTGGAGCATCACTTGAATTACTTCAAGGTGTTAAATTACCAGGTGTTGAAGCTGTTTCAGATAAATAA
- the rnr gene encoding ribonuclease R, which yields MNIKEKVLKYLKSCKNSSFVKLSRDLKIPFSKNKELSDILNELQKEYKVFRDNKDNYYAPELIETVVGLLNVSNKGTFGFVDYNINEETGEKDSVFVKNFNFKTAINGDLVQVNVYKNPRDENDQNNGIVTEVLERNTHEIVGFIKKTEKSNTVFFQPIDAKLKNNKFIILPSDVSFKVNDLVAASVVDYKERYIEIKVDKVITNDADPMVFVKAFIEQVKVPEAFPEELKNETDKIPQNIDLEDQSNRVDLTDQMIVTIDGDDTKDFDDAITVKKLPNGNYFLGVYIADVSYYVQEHTEINKEALKRGTSIYLVDRVIPMLPFELSNGICSLNPNEKRFVMAAEMEIDKFGNNVNCKIFQGIIKSKFRLTYKQVDKYFKENTILEEYSNQQEVSELKKMLNEAKELSLILHKFKENQGYIDFEIDEPKIKLNQDGSVKEIVIHKRGFSEVLIEDFMVRANETVAKYLFDNKLPLLYRIHEIPDFEKINALENSLKAIGLTLPDIDLSDINPQLFSKFAEQIKEQRNDDFVKLSFLRTMQKAIYSTDNVGHFGLASNFYCHFTSPIRRYPDLIVHRTIRKYLINNHSRDDIDSYTSEIESYGVLNTKSEQKAVQIERDVNDLKFAEYLKDKIGQTFDAQIQSILNFGFFISFEFKASGLVHKTSFFDGEYEANETLTSAKVGQNKFNIGDWVKVVVVGVDLVEGKVDCVLESQYPKYLENQSNLKENLRFKHTGAKSGKNKKTS from the coding sequence ATGAATATAAAAGAGAAAGTTTTAAAGTATTTAAAAAGTTGCAAAAATAGTTCATTTGTGAAGCTAAGTCGTGATTTAAAAATTCCATTTAGCAAAAACAAAGAACTTAGCGACATTTTAAATGAATTACAAAAAGAATACAAAGTCTTCAGGGACAATAAAGATAATTATTATGCCCCTGAATTAATTGAAACTGTTGTTGGTCTTTTAAATGTTTCAAATAAAGGAACCTTTGGATTTGTTGATTACAATATCAATGAAGAAACGGGTGAAAAAGATAGCGTTTTTGTTAAAAACTTTAATTTCAAAACCGCAATTAATGGAGATTTAGTTCAAGTTAATGTTTATAAAAATCCAAGAGATGAAAATGACCAAAATAATGGAATTGTAACTGAAGTTTTAGAAAGAAATACTCATGAAATTGTTGGGTTTATTAAAAAAACAGAAAAAAGCAACACTGTTTTCTTTCAACCAATTGATGCTAAGTTAAAAAATAATAAATTTATTATCCTCCCTTCCGATGTTTCATTTAAAGTTAATGATTTAGTTGCTGCTAGCGTTGTTGATTATAAAGAACGCTACATTGAAATTAAAGTTGATAAAGTTATTACCAATGATGCTGATCCGATGGTGTTTGTTAAAGCTTTCATTGAGCAAGTCAAAGTTCCTGAAGCTTTCCCTGAAGAATTAAAAAATGAAACTGACAAAATACCACAAAATATTGATTTAGAAGATCAAAGCAACCGGGTAGATTTAACTGACCAAATGATTGTTACAATTGATGGTGATGATACTAAAGATTTTGATGATGCTATCACTGTTAAAAAGCTCCCTAATGGAAATTACTTTTTAGGAGTTTATATTGCCGATGTTTCTTACTATGTGCAAGAGCATACTGAAATTAACAAAGAAGCTCTTAAACGTGGAACTAGCATCTATCTTGTAGATCGGGTAATTCCAATGCTTCCTTTTGAACTTTCTAATGGAATTTGTTCGCTTAATCCAAATGAAAAAAGATTTGTAATGGCTGCTGAAATGGAAATTGATAAATTTGGAAACAATGTTAATTGCAAGATATTCCAAGGAATTATCAAAAGTAAATTTAGACTTACATATAAACAAGTAGATAAGTACTTTAAAGAAAATACTATCTTAGAAGAATATTCAAACCAGCAGGAAGTTTCAGAGCTTAAAAAGATGCTTAATGAAGCTAAAGAACTTAGTTTAATTTTGCATAAATTTAAAGAAAATCAAGGTTATATTGATTTTGAAATTGATGAGCCAAAAATTAAACTCAATCAAGATGGAAGTGTTAAAGAAATTGTGATTCATAAGCGTGGATTTTCAGAAGTTTTAATTGAAGATTTTATGGTTAGAGCTAATGAAACTGTAGCTAAATATCTTTTTGATAATAAACTTCCACTTTTATATAGAATTCATGAAATTCCTGATTTTGAAAAAATTAATGCCTTAGAAAACTCGTTAAAAGCAATTGGACTTACTCTTCCTGATATTGATTTAAGTGATATTAATCCACAACTTTTCTCTAAATTTGCTGAGCAAATCAAAGAGCAAAGAAATGATGATTTTGTTAAATTAAGCTTTTTAAGAACAATGCAAAAAGCAATTTATTCAACTGATAATGTTGGGCACTTTGGGCTTGCTTCAAATTTTTATTGCCATTTTACTAGCCCGATTCGTCGTTATCCAGATTTAATTGTGCATCGCACTATTAGAAAATATTTAATCAACAATCACTCAAGAGATGACATTGATTCATATACAAGTGAAATTGAAAGTTATGGAGTGCTTAATACCAAAAGCGAGCAAAAAGCAGTGCAAATCGAAAGAGATGTAAATGATTTAAAATTTGCTGAGTATCTTAAAGATAAAATTGGACAAACTTTTGATGCCCAAATTCAAAGTATTTTGAATTTTGGATTCTTCATTAGCTTTGAATTTAAAGCAAGCGGACTTGTTCATAAAACTTCATTTTTTGATGGTGAATACGAAGCTAACGAAACACTTACAAGTGCTAAAGTAGGTCAAAATAAATTTAACATTGGAGACTGAGTTAAAGTTGTAGTTGTCGGTGTTGATCTTGTTGAAGGGAAAGTTGATTGTGTATTAGAAAGTCAATATCCAAAATACTTAGAAAACCAATCAAACTTAAAGGAAAATTTAAGATTTAAGCACACTGGAGCTAAAAGTGGAAAAAACAAGAAAACTAGTTAA
- the metG gene encoding methionine--tRNA ligase: MKKTFYITTPIYYASGNLHIGHLYTTTVAWVIANYKKTLGYDVKMLTGSDEHGQKIAQKAAESKMDPQSFVDNLVVKYHQLWKDYQIDFDIFSRTTNPKHKDSVSKIFEFFKEKGFIYKGEYQGLYSVSDEEFVLETQAVKKDGKFFHPLSGHELVLVSENTYFFKMSLFTDWLINYIKEHPNFLAPLKTVNEIENNFLNKGVEDLSVTRTNVSWGIPVSSDPEHTLYVWLDALCNYITMLGYDPTNPSGSEEFNKYWASENAEVVHILGKEIARFHMIYWPIFLKGLNLKMPTRIQSHGWIVTPTGKMSKSKGNVIDPYELLESFHPEMVKYYLVAHMSLGEDGIFDLEHFVDVINSELINNYGNLISRTIKMYRNSFDSPIKYNVSNLEIDQKIEESIKNSKVEFISLFDEYKIDKALKVAINLSSELNKYIDETAPWTLKENLPRLEQVLIRLLNGIYAISSYLQVVLKSKTQEVSKVLNIDSFDMDKIDDFHKFDNVLPEDSYILFKRIVKK; the protein is encoded by the coding sequence ATGAAAAAAACATTTTACATTACTACCCCAATTTATTATGCAAGTGGAAATTTACACATCGGGCATTTATATACTACAACTGTAGCTTGAGTAATTGCTAATTACAAAAAAACCTTAGGTTATGATGTAAAAATGCTCACAGGTAGCGATGAGCATGGGCAAAAGATCGCTCAAAAAGCTGCTGAATCAAAGATGGATCCTCAAAGTTTTGTTGATAATTTGGTTGTTAAATATCACCAGTTATGAAAAGATTATCAGATTGATTTTGATATTTTTTCAAGAACAACTAACCCAAAACATAAAGATAGTGTAAGTAAAATTTTTGAATTTTTCAAAGAAAAAGGTTTTATTTACAAAGGTGAATATCAAGGACTTTATTCTGTTAGTGATGAAGAATTTGTTCTTGAGACACAAGCAGTTAAAAAAGATGGCAAGTTTTTTCACCCATTAAGTGGTCATGAACTTGTACTTGTTTCGGAAAATACCTACTTTTTCAAAATGAGTCTTTTTACTGATTGATTAATCAATTACATTAAAGAGCACCCTAATTTCTTAGCTCCACTTAAAACAGTTAATGAAATTGAAAATAACTTCTTAAATAAAGGGGTTGAAGATCTTTCGGTAACAAGAACTAATGTATCTTGAGGAATTCCGGTTTCTTCAGATCCTGAGCACACTTTATATGTATGATTAGATGCTTTATGTAACTATATTACAATGCTTGGTTATGATCCAACTAACCCAAGTGGTAGCGAAGAGTTTAATAAATACTGAGCTAGCGAAAATGCTGAAGTTGTGCATATTTTAGGAAAAGAAATTGCTCGTTTCCATATGATTTATTGACCTATTTTCCTTAAAGGTCTTAATTTAAAGATGCCAACTAGAATTCAAAGCCATGGTTGAATTGTGACGCCAACTGGAAAAATGTCTAAATCAAAAGGAAATGTGATTGATCCATATGAGCTTCTTGAAAGCTTCCATCCTGAAATGGTTAAATATTACCTTGTTGCTCATATGAGCTTAGGTGAAGATGGAATTTTCGATTTAGAACACTTTGTTGATGTAATTAACAGTGAATTAATTAATAATTACGGAAACTTAATTTCAAGGACTATCAAAATGTACCGTAATTCATTTGATAGTCCAATTAAATATAATGTTTCTAATTTAGAAATAGACCAAAAAATTGAAGAATCAATTAAAAATTCAAAAGTTGAATTTATCTCACTTTTTGATGAATACAAAATTGATAAGGCCTTAAAAGTTGCAATTAATTTATCAAGCGAACTTAATAAGTATATTGATGAAACTGCACCTTGAACACTTAAAGAAAATCTTCCAAGACTTGAGCAAGTCTTAATTAGACTTTTAAATGGAATTTACGCAATTTCAAGCTACTTACAAGTGGTTTTAAAATCAAAAACCCAAGAAGTATCAAAAGTTTTAAATATCGATAGTTTCGATATGGATAAAATTGATGATTTTCATAAATTTGATAATGTCTTACCAGAAGATTCATACATTCTTTTTAAAAGAATTGTAAAAAAATAG
- a CDS encoding antibiotic biosynthesis monooxygenase: MIYARATLYKVDEEKLKGFIDYLYIFAKKVCIQNTNLSFEYGLENKGDVYVIERWSTEEEYKKFIAEKEFKTELATLSKMAKNVHILYQMTTKR; the protein is encoded by the coding sequence ATGATTTACGCAAGAGCTACACTTTATAAAGTTGATGAAGAAAAATTAAAAGGTTTTATTGATTATTTATACATTTTTGCTAAGAAAGTTTGTATTCAAAATACTAACTTAAGTTTTGAATATGGACTTGAAAACAAAGGTGATGTTTATGTAATTGAACGTTGATCTACTGAAGAAGAATATAAAAAATTCATTGCTGAAAAGGAATTTAAAACTGAACTAGCAACCCTTTCAAAAATGGCAAAAAATGTACATATTTTATACCAAATGACTACAAAAAGATAA
- the dnaK gene encoding molecular chaperone DnaK — MAKEIILGIDLGTTNSVVSVIEDKNPVVLENPNGKRTTPSVVSFKNGEIVVGEVAKRQVETNPNTIVSIKRLIGTNQTVKANGKEYKPEEISAMILSYMKEYAEKKLGQKVSKAVITVPAYFDNAQREATKIAGKIAGLDVLRIINEPTAAALAFGLDKTEKSMKVLVYDLGGGTFDVSVLELEDGTFEVLSTSGDNHLGGDDWDNEIVKWMIKEIKEKYNFDASNDKMAMARLKETAEKAKIDLSSQSVASINLPFLAVTADGPVNVELELKRSEFESMTAYLLDRTRKPIEDALKEANITANDLHEVLLVGGSTRMPAVQEMVKRTLGKEPNRSINPDEVVSIGAAIQGAVLAGDIDDILLLDVTPLTLGIETLGGVATPLIPRNTTIPVTKSQVFSTAADNQTEVTISVVQGERQMAADNKRLGNFNLSGIEPAPRGIPQIEVSFSIDVNGITTVTAKDLKTNKEQKITIENSSKLSEEEINKMIKEAEANKEADRKRKEEVETIVRAESLVDQIEKANREQGDKLDAKAKEESEKLVNELKDLIAKKDIEALKAKLEQVENIMKNFANYAAQQQHGSSNSNAEEDVAEVVDEK, encoded by the coding sequence ATGGCTAAAGAAATTATTTTAGGAATTGACCTTGGAACAACAAACTCTGTTGTTTCTGTTATAGAAGACAAAAACCCTGTTGTTTTAGAAAACCCAAATGGAAAAAGAACAACACCTTCTGTAGTAAGTTTTAAAAATGGTGAAATTGTAGTTGGAGAAGTTGCCAAAAGACAAGTTGAAACAAATCCAAATACAATCGTTTCAATTAAAAGATTAATAGGAACAAACCAAACTGTAAAAGCTAACGGAAAAGAATACAAACCAGAAGAAATTTCAGCAATGATTTTATCTTACATGAAAGAATATGCTGAGAAAAAACTTGGACAAAAAGTATCAAAAGCTGTTATTACAGTTCCTGCTTACTTTGATAATGCTCAACGTGAAGCTACAAAAATCGCTGGTAAAATCGCTGGTTTAGATGTTTTACGTATTATTAACGAACCTACAGCTGCTGCTCTTGCTTTCGGACTTGATAAAACAGAAAAATCAATGAAAGTATTAGTATATGACCTTGGGGGAGGAACATTTGACGTTTCTGTGTTAGAACTCGAAGATGGAACATTTGAAGTTCTTTCAACAAGCGGTGATAACCACCTTGGGGGAGATGATTGAGATAATGAAATTGTAAAATGAATGATTAAAGAAATCAAAGAAAAATACAATTTCGATGCTTCAAATGACAAAATGGCTATGGCTCGTTTAAAAGAAACAGCTGAAAAAGCTAAAATCGACCTTTCAAGTCAATCAGTTGCTTCAATTAACTTACCTTTCCTTGCTGTAACAGCAGATGGACCAGTTAACGTTGAACTTGAATTAAAACGTAGCGAATTTGAATCAATGACAGCTTACTTACTTGATAGAACAAGAAAACCTATTGAAGATGCTCTTAAAGAAGCTAACATTACAGCAAATGATCTTCATGAAGTATTACTTGTTGGTGGAAGTACAAGAATGCCAGCTGTTCAAGAAATGGTAAAAAGAACATTAGGAAAAGAACCTAACCGTTCAATTAACCCTGATGAAGTTGTTTCAATTGGTGCTGCAATTCAAGGTGCTGTGCTTGCAGGCGATATTGATGATATCTTACTTTTAGATGTTACACCTTTAACACTTGGAATTGAAACTCTTGGAGGAGTTGCAACACCTCTTATCCCTAGAAACACAACAATTCCTGTAACAAAAAGTCAAGTATTCTCAACAGCTGCTGATAATCAAACTGAAGTAACAATTAGTGTTGTTCAAGGTGAAAGACAAATGGCTGCTGATAACAAAAGACTTGGTAACTTCAACCTTTCAGGAATTGAACCAGCTCCTAGAGGAATTCCTCAAATCGAAGTTAGTTTCTCAATTGATGTTAACGGAATTACAACTGTAACTGCTAAAGACTTAAAAACAAACAAAGAACAAAAAATTACAATTGAAAATTCTTCAAAACTTTCAGAAGAAGAAATTAACAAAATGATTAAAGAAGCTGAAGCTAACAAAGAAGCTGATAGAAAAAGAAAAGAAGAAGTTGAAACAATTGTTAGAGCTGAATCTCTTGTTGATCAAATTGAAAAAGCAAACCGTGAACAAGGTGATAAATTAGATGCTAAAGCTAAAGAAGAATCAGAAAAATTAGTAAATGAACTTAAAGATTTAATTGCTAAAAAAGATATTGAAGCTTTAAAAGCAAAACTTGAACAAGTTGAAAACATCATGAAAAACTTCGCTAACTATGCTGCTCAACAACAACATGGATCATCAAATTCAAATGCTGAAGAAGATGTAGCTGAAGTTGTAGATGAAAAATAA
- a CDS encoding tRNA1(Val) (adenine(37)-N6)-methyltransferase, with protein sequence MEKTRKLVKNYLGYDGKLFIYQDKSMFNYSVDTILLGNFIYLHKKHKRALEIGTNNGALSIFVAARKKDLKIDAVEIQEKAIEVAKINVSENNLEDQINLICQDFNDFVSWHTKNAQRKYPVIFCNPPFYPYDKTKLRKNVSEEMLIATHEIKLNLDQLISGCAKIIEQKGFLTLVLPVERMVDVFESMRKYKFEPKRIQFLTPRIGDKPKLVLIEARYQSGWGVHFLPTIYLHDLDKNDHEYTEEVKKLYRPLIVE encoded by the coding sequence GTGGAAAAAACAAGAAAACTAGTTAAAAACTACCTTGGTTATGATGGTAAATTATTTATTTACCAAGATAAATCAATGTTTAATTATTCAGTTGATACTATTTTGCTTGGTAATTTCATTTATCTTCATAAAAAGCACAAAAGAGCTTTGGAAATTGGAACTAACAATGGCGCGCTATCAATTTTTGTAGCCGCTCGTAAAAAAGATCTTAAAATTGATGCTGTTGAAATCCAAGAAAAAGCTATTGAAGTTGCTAAAATTAATGTTAGCGAAAACAACCTTGAAGACCAAATTAACTTAATTTGTCAAGATTTCAATGATTTTGTGTCTTGACATACTAAAAATGCACAAAGAAAATATCCGGTTATTTTCTGCAATCCTCCTTTTTATCCGTATGATAAAACTAAGCTTAGAAAAAATGTTTCTGAGGAGATGCTTATTGCTACTCATGAAATTAAACTGAATTTAGATCAGTTAATTTCAGGGTGTGCCAAAATCATTGAGCAAAAAGGTTTTTTAACTTTAGTTTTACCAGTAGAAAGAATGGTTGATGTTTTTGAAAGTATGCGTAAATATAAATTTGAACCAAAAAGGATTCAATTTTTAACCCCAAGAATTGGTGATAAACCAAAACTTGTGCTTATTGAAGCTAGATATCAATCAGGATGAGGTGTGCATTTTTTACCCACAATTTATCTGCATGATTTAGATAAAAATGATCACGAATACACTGAAGAAGTGAAAAAACTTTATAGACCATTAATTGTAGAATAA